A portion of the Rhinopithecus roxellana isolate Shanxi Qingling chromosome 21, ASM756505v1, whole genome shotgun sequence genome contains these proteins:
- the HRH4 gene encoding histamine H4 receptor encodes MPDTNSTIDLSLSTRITLAFFMSLLAFAIMLGNAVVILAFVVDKNLRHRISYFFLNLAISDFFVGKLYVFI; translated from the coding sequence ATGCCAGATACTAATAGCACAATTGATTTATCACTAAGCACTCGTATTACTTTAGCGTTTTTTATGTCCTTACTAGCTTTTGCCATAATGCTAGGAAATGCTGTGGTCATTTTAGCTTTTGTGGTGGACAAAAACCTTAGACATagaattagttatttttttcttaacttggCCATCTCTGACTTCTTTGTGGGTAAGTTATATGTCTTTATTTAA